From a region of the Geothrix sp. 21YS21S-2 genome:
- a CDS encoding TetR/AcrR family transcriptional regulator, with the protein MTHPETEQSSRIRLLEAAILCFAEKGFDATGIREIARRAQANSALVQYHFGGKTGLYAEALRHIFNSRPVMPPLPPADTEGPEARRLAILAVGEMIESLMNELMACSGGTELDQASLLLVTRELQSPRQDVADLILEHLRPTQEHLMACIRILRPDLERLRALEFLNSIFGQVVHLHNNLKLIRLVRGEPDYPRDLKAVARHITEFSLRGLAIPEAFPGA; encoded by the coding sequence ATGACCCACCCCGAAACCGAACAGTCCTCCCGGATCCGCCTTCTGGAAGCCGCCATCCTGTGCTTCGCGGAGAAGGGCTTCGACGCAACGGGCATCCGGGAGATCGCCCGCCGCGCCCAGGCCAACTCGGCCCTGGTCCAGTACCATTTCGGCGGCAAGACCGGCCTCTACGCCGAGGCCCTGCGCCACATCTTCAATTCTCGTCCCGTGATGCCGCCCCTGCCCCCGGCCGACACCGAAGGGCCCGAGGCCAGGCGCCTGGCCATCCTGGCGGTGGGGGAGATGATCGAGTCGCTCATGAACGAGCTCATGGCCTGCTCCGGCGGCACGGAACTGGACCAGGCCAGCCTCCTGCTGGTGACCCGGGAGCTGCAGTCGCCCCGCCAGGACGTGGCCGACCTGATCCTGGAGCACCTGCGGCCCACCCAGGAGCACCTCATGGCCTGCATCCGGATCCTCCGCCCGGACCTGGAGCGGCTCCGGGCCCTGGAATTCCTGAACAGCATCTTCGGCCAGGTGGTCCACCTCCACAACAACCTCAAGCTGATCCGCCTGGTCCGGGGGGAGCCCGACTATCCCCGGGACCTCAAGGCCGTCGCCCGCCACATCACCGAATTCAGCCTCCGGGGCCTCGCCATCCCCGAAGCGTTCCCAGGAGCATGA
- a CDS encoding TolC family protein — MVFFPPAAEVAQLPPTPPQAPPLAFDLGGALARARTENPMLQASKARVEERRGLITSTRADALPQVSLNGDFTRVRDVSLLNSNLGSVVGAFGMEPSSLVSPTTLYTTSATVSQPLFYWGKLGTAVKIAKMGEKEAAFAYTTAELDTLHGVAKAYIGVLAAQAELEVVQTRLRTAEQFLSDVKAKLDAQSATELDRLRAESEYLGVVPENLQAEAAYKRAMELLNGQLGLDPRTPLKLTDPGVPDTSLSITAAERSEISQFKTQEAMYRANDQIIKSDLRPKFDFNASYGYQANRTPNLFKEPYDTWRVNVTMKFPVFDGLRSSGKRAQNRAQLEQVSQARIDKERAIAVERSSAEREMQKALAFHDAARSAYKAALEALRNSRESYDQGLITSLDLLQAERAERQQESQRRRAQLGVWTALFDYRRSCGLPPL, encoded by the coding sequence ATGGTGTTCTTCCCCCCCGCGGCCGAAGTGGCCCAGCTTCCCCCCACCCCGCCCCAGGCGCCCCCCCTGGCCTTCGACCTGGGCGGGGCCCTGGCCCGCGCCCGCACCGAGAACCCCATGCTGCAGGCCTCCAAGGCCCGCGTGGAGGAGCGGCGCGGCCTCATCACCAGCACCCGCGCCGACGCCCTGCCCCAGGTTTCGCTCAACGGCGACTTCACCCGGGTGCGCGACGTGTCCCTCCTCAACAGCAACCTGGGCAGCGTGGTCGGGGCCTTCGGAATGGAGCCCTCCAGCCTCGTGTCGCCCACCACGCTCTACACCACCTCGGCCACCGTCTCCCAGCCCCTCTTCTACTGGGGCAAGCTGGGCACGGCGGTGAAGATCGCGAAGATGGGCGAGAAGGAGGCCGCCTTCGCCTACACCACCGCCGAGCTGGACACCCTCCACGGCGTGGCCAAGGCCTACATCGGGGTGCTGGCGGCCCAGGCCGAGCTGGAGGTGGTGCAGACCCGCCTTCGGACCGCCGAGCAGTTCCTCAGCGACGTGAAGGCCAAGCTGGACGCCCAGAGCGCCACGGAGCTGGACCGGCTGCGGGCCGAGAGCGAGTACCTGGGCGTGGTGCCGGAGAACCTCCAGGCCGAGGCCGCCTACAAGCGCGCCATGGAGCTCCTCAACGGCCAGCTGGGGCTGGATCCCCGGACCCCCCTGAAGCTGACCGACCCGGGGGTGCCCGACACGAGCCTGTCGATCACCGCCGCCGAGCGCAGCGAGATCTCCCAGTTCAAGACCCAGGAGGCGATGTACCGCGCCAACGACCAGATCATCAAGTCCGACCTTCGGCCCAAGTTCGACTTCAACGCCTCGTACGGCTACCAGGCCAACCGGACGCCCAACCTCTTCAAGGAGCCCTACGACACCTGGCGCGTGAACGTCACCATGAAGTTCCCGGTCTTCGACGGCCTGCGCTCCTCCGGCAAGCGCGCCCAGAACCGCGCCCAGCTCGAGCAGGTCTCCCAGGCCCGCATCGACAAGGAGCGCGCCATCGCGGTGGAGCGCAGCAGCGCCGAGCGCGAGATGCAGAAGGCCCTGGCCTTCCACGACGCGGCCCGGTCGGCCTACAAGGCCGCCCTGGAGGCCCTGCGCAACAGCCGGGAGTCCTACGACCAGGGCCTGATCACGTCCCTGGACCTCCTCCAGGCCGAGCGCGCCGAACGCCAGCAGGAGAGCCAGCGCCGCCGCGCCCAGCTGGGCGTGTGGACCGCGCTCTTCGACTACCGCCGCTCCTGCGGCCTCCCTCCCCTTTGA
- a CDS encoding efflux RND transporter periplasmic adaptor subunit, translating into MSFPKTIVYAALPAVLIAGTISVHQYRKHAEIVRQRGTKLEGFVPVTLAPVENHAFRGAIAFTGTLLAVNRAELKAEVSGRVTRVIVQEGDRVAAGAVLSAQDEDDLLLSVQAAEAQLAQAQAQAQQARRDNERAQSLLEKRSVTRQSAQQAETNFNAAMAMVRAAESNLGLAKSRLRKSRITSPFAGEVAQRLIQPGEMLTPGQTAFTVVDNRKLEIQADLPAEAVAAVKQGMKASFRIAGFDQPFEATLTQVSGSVMQDGRTLRVRMEVPNTDGRLKSGLFAEGVILGEGETLRPALPSAILTAVGRDADVFVNENGVARRKRVLVGPDQGGWRSVDGLPVGSKVVAQGRDLVADGTRLQFETEKGK; encoded by the coding sequence ATGAGCTTCCCCAAAACCATCGTCTACGCGGCCCTTCCCGCCGTCCTCATCGCCGGGACCATCAGCGTCCACCAGTACCGCAAGCACGCGGAGATCGTCCGCCAGCGCGGAACGAAGCTGGAGGGCTTCGTACCCGTCACCCTCGCCCCCGTGGAGAACCACGCCTTCCGCGGCGCCATCGCCTTCACCGGCACCCTCCTGGCCGTGAACCGCGCCGAGCTCAAGGCCGAGGTCTCCGGCCGGGTGACCCGCGTCATCGTCCAGGAGGGCGACCGCGTCGCCGCCGGCGCCGTGCTCTCCGCCCAGGACGAGGACGACCTCCTCCTGTCGGTGCAGGCCGCCGAGGCCCAGCTGGCCCAGGCCCAGGCCCAGGCCCAGCAGGCCAGGCGCGACAACGAGCGCGCCCAGAGCCTCCTGGAAAAGCGCAGCGTCACCCGCCAGTCCGCGCAGCAGGCCGAGACCAACTTCAACGCGGCCATGGCCATGGTCCGCGCCGCCGAAAGCAACCTGGGCCTGGCCAAGAGCCGCCTGCGGAAGTCCCGCATCACCTCCCCCTTCGCCGGGGAAGTGGCCCAGCGCCTCATCCAGCCCGGCGAGATGCTCACCCCCGGCCAGACGGCCTTCACCGTGGTGGACAACCGCAAGCTCGAGATCCAGGCGGACCTTCCCGCCGAGGCCGTGGCCGCGGTCAAGCAGGGCATGAAGGCCTCCTTCCGCATCGCCGGCTTCGACCAGCCCTTCGAGGCCACCCTCACCCAGGTGAGCGGCTCGGTCATGCAGGACGGCCGGACCCTGCGGGTGCGCATGGAGGTGCCCAACACCGACGGCCGCCTCAAGAGCGGCCTCTTCGCCGAGGGCGTGATCCTGGGCGAAGGCGAGACCCTGCGCCCGGCCCTGCCCAGCGCCATCCTGACCGCCGTGGGCCGCGATGCCGACGTCTTCGTGAACGAGAACGGCGTCGCCCGGCGCAAGCGGGTGCTCGTCGGCCCCGACCAGGGCGGCTGGCGCTCCGTGGACGGCCTCCCCGTGGGCAGCAAGGTGGTGGCCCAGGGCCGCGACCTGGTGGCCGACGGCACCCGCCTGCAGTTCGAAACCGAAAAGGGGAAGTGA